Proteins encoded within one genomic window of Legionella sp. PC997:
- a CDS encoding YihY/virulence factor BrkB family protein produces MNVKIFVKKLMDSWSTDNVAGLAASLSYYTIFSITPLLIIAIAIAGLVFNAQVIQHNILEQIGNTFGNDPAEQIETMITQVKPSTHIISNIISALILLFGASGFFGALQTGLNAVWGVTAKPSGILGIIKNRFLSFTMVLGVGFLLLVSLIISVVLSFVSSHLLTYLPQFAFIAYVMNFLISILGITFLFALIFKIIPDVILQWKDVWLGAFITALLFSIGKFLLGIYLSHSNLSQGFGAAGALILILVWIYYSAQILFTGAEFIKVHLLQKGKKIIPSKEARLVSK; encoded by the coding sequence ATGAATGTAAAAATATTTGTAAAGAAATTAATGGATTCTTGGAGTACAGATAACGTCGCGGGGTTAGCAGCAAGTTTATCTTACTACACTATATTTTCCATTACTCCATTATTAATTATTGCGATTGCCATTGCCGGCCTTGTTTTTAATGCCCAAGTGATTCAACACAACATACTCGAACAAATAGGGAACACATTTGGGAACGATCCTGCAGAGCAAATTGAGACCATGATTACCCAAGTTAAGCCCTCCACTCATATTATTTCGAATATTATTTCTGCTCTCATTTTATTATTTGGTGCTTCAGGTTTTTTTGGCGCACTGCAAACGGGCTTAAATGCCGTGTGGGGTGTCACAGCAAAACCTAGTGGTATTTTAGGGATCATTAAAAACCGGTTTTTATCCTTTACTATGGTTCTAGGTGTTGGCTTCCTGCTTTTGGTTTCGTTAATCATTTCCGTGGTGCTCTCCTTCGTGAGTTCGCATTTGTTAACCTATTTACCACAATTCGCTTTTATAGCTTATGTAATGAATTTTCTTATCTCAATTTTAGGCATTACCTTCCTATTTGCCTTAATTTTTAAAATTATTCCGGATGTGATACTTCAATGGAAAGATGTATGGTTGGGCGCTTTCATTACTGCACTTTTATTTTCAATAGGTAAATTTTTACTGGGTATTTATCTATCTCACTCCAATTTATCCCAAGGATTTGGTGCGGCTGGCGCTCTTATTCTAATTCTCGTGTGGATTTATTATTCCGCGCAGATTTTATTTACGGGAGCAGAATTCATAAAAGTCCATCTTCTTCAAAAAGGAAAAAAGATTATCCCCAGCAAAGAGGCACGGTTGGTAAGCAAATAA
- a CDS encoding DUF1543 domain-containing protein, producing the protein MNLFVIYIGGSHSNSLIELHDLRFLVANSIEDTYEGLRKSWWGIPKTLHIDAWGILKYADGYTIQVSQEQSEDHSNKLFFVNLGGYDKTQFTELHKNIFVVAGNELEAKQKALIQISDWQSPHRDYLYEVDHLLNVNSLLKNEGYYLHLNKQVDFQPFEFTCCYTPIGRN; encoded by the coding sequence ATGAACTTATTTGTGATTTATATTGGTGGAAGCCACTCTAATTCTTTAATCGAACTCCATGATCTACGCTTTTTAGTCGCCAATTCCATTGAAGATACCTATGAGGGACTCAGAAAAAGCTGGTGGGGTATACCAAAAACTTTACATATAGATGCTTGGGGCATTTTAAAGTATGCAGATGGATATACGATTCAAGTTTCACAGGAACAATCAGAAGATCATAGTAATAAATTATTTTTCGTAAATTTGGGGGGGTACGATAAAACCCAATTTACAGAATTACATAAAAATATTTTTGTAGTGGCCGGTAATGAGCTTGAAGCGAAACAAAAAGCACTTATTCAAATTTCTGACTGGCAGTCCCCGCATCGTGATTATTTATATGAAGTAGATCATTTACTTAATGTTAATTCATTACTTAAGAATGAAGGATATTATTTACATTTAAACAAGCAAGTCGACTTTCAGCCATTTGAATTTACCTGTTGTTATACTCCAATAGGTAGAAATTAA
- a CDS encoding shikimate kinase: MEKRIFIVGHMGAGKFVFTEALANKLGWQIVDANPSIERYIGRHTREILGEQGEAAFNRCQAEIISHSLEKENVVVLLEECVISSEECRKLLSSEFVVYLKVSIPTQLARMKNGRTSSLPIDDMKKFLEEQHRERDSFYEEVATLVVESVGYSDQVSEINKIIDEDVSKVMKALES, encoded by the coding sequence TTGGAAAAGCGTATTTTCATAGTAGGTCATATGGGTGCTGGCAAGTTTGTATTTACAGAAGCCTTGGCTAACAAATTAGGATGGCAGATTGTGGATGCAAATCCCAGTATTGAACGTTATATTGGACGACATACTCGAGAAATTCTTGGTGAGCAAGGCGAAGCAGCGTTTAATCGTTGCCAGGCCGAAATTATTTCTCATAGCTTAGAAAAAGAAAATGTTGTTGTCTTATTGGAAGAATGCGTAATTTCGAGTGAGGAGTGTCGAAAATTGTTATCCTCTGAATTTGTAGTTTATTTGAAAGTTTCTATACCCACGCAGCTAGCTCGTATGAAAAATGGACGAACTTCCTCACTTCCAATTGATGATATGAAAAAATTTTTGGAAGAACAACATCGCGAACGAGACTCTTTTTATGAAGAGGTTGCTACTTTAGTCGTTGAATCCGTTGGTTATTCTGATCAAGTCTCGGAAATCAATAAAATTATCGATGAAGATGTTAGCAAAGTTATGAAAGCCTTGGAAAGTTAA